One part of the Osmerus mordax isolate fOsmMor3 chromosome 18, fOsmMor3.pri, whole genome shotgun sequence genome encodes these proteins:
- the abitram gene encoding protein Abitram — MSEESPEHKKFPSVIDRYYTRWYKTDLKGQPCEDHCILQHSNRLCVITLAETHPILQDGRTVKSINYQISAGCSRLENKVSGKSKRGGQFLTDFAPLCRITCTDTTEYTIYSCIRGRLLEVNEDILEKPSLLLEKPSTEGYIAVILPKFEESKSITESLLTREQYESVVSKRASQPEPC, encoded by the exons ATGTCAGAAGAAAGTCCTGAACACAAAAAGTTTCCATCTGTCATTGATAGGTACTACACACGATGGTATAAAACGG ATCTCAAGGGCCAGCCTTGTGAAGACCATTGCATCCTTCAGCACTCAAATAG ACTATGCGTTATCACCCTGGCAGAAACACACCCTATACTTCAAGACGGTCGGACGGTCAAGAGCATCAACTATCAAATCAGTGCTGGCTGCAGTCGTCTGGAGAACAAAGTGTCTGGGAAATCTAAGAGA GGTGGCCAGTTCCTCACAGACTTCGCTCCTCTGTGTAGGATAACCTGCACAGACACTACAGAATACACCATCTACAG CTGTATCAGGGGCCGCCTCCTCGAGGTGAACGAGGACATACTTGAAAAGCCAAGCCTTTTACTTGAAAAG CCCTCCACGGAGGGATACATCGCCGTCATCCTACCTAAGTTTGAGGAGAGCAAGAGCATCACAGAGAGCCTCCTGACCAGAGAGCAGTACGAGAGCGTGGTCTCCAAACGAGCCAGCCAACCAGAGCCTTGCTGA